The following coding sequences lie in one Homalodisca vitripennis isolate AUS2020 chromosome X, UT_GWSS_2.1, whole genome shotgun sequence genomic window:
- the LOC124369491 gene encoding uncharacterized protein LOC124369491, whose protein sequence is MQFQVPEPGLELVVAGINRRPMLSKWILFAAIHYYLAVYVGTDSLPECLDIPTLDSDLNFAYCNQPLFITFLPKTEQNEFIDNICGTLFPLPDDPNTYNLYFSTVYCDGSTRIESYIFTDIEPGRYRGSNPFCTYTTNVIGYAGCDTYVQYRCLEFGDCDGQPSVVGISTSCRPLGLSCLQKIEDILDDAGVPKSEYVVLPMKLPNRCVTEKLCINNFEGDLYCALNLPNPQPALLPPLLPNPLIAPPPLSSILPGPFG, encoded by the exons ATGCAGTTTCAGGTACCAGAGCCTGGGCTTGAGCTGGTGGTGGCCGGTATAA acCGCAGACCCATGCTAAGTAAATGGATCCTGTTCGCTGCTATCCACTATTACTTGGCAGTGTATGTGGGGACAGATAGCTTGCCAGAGTGTCTAGATATACCAACTCTTGATAGTGACTTGAATTTT gCCTACTGCAACCAGccactttttataacatttttgccAAAAACTGAGCAAAATGAGTTCATTGACAACATATGTGGTACTTTGTTCCCCCTTCCGGACGACCCTAACACTTACAACTTGTATTTCTCTACAGTTTA CTGTGATGGGTCAACTAGAATTGAGTCATACATATTTACTGATATTGAACCTGGAAGATATCGTGGATCAA ATCCTTTCTGCACTTACACTACAAACGTGATAGGATATGCTGGCTGCGACACGTATGTTCAATACAGATGCCTTGAATTTGGAG ATTGTGACGGTCAACCGAGCGTAGTTGGTATCTCCACATCATGTCGCCCCCTAGGACTTTCTTGTCTCCAAAAAATTGAGGACATATTGGACGATGCCGGAGTTCCTAAATCAGAGTACGTAGTACTCCCGATGAAGTTGCCGAACCGATGTGTAACGGAGAAGTTATGTATCAACAACTTCGAAGGGGACTTATATTGTGCTCTTAATCTTCCTAACCCTCAACCTGCCCTCCTCCCACCACTTCTTCCAAATCCTCTCATCGCGCCTCCTCCTTTGAGTTCTATCCTTCCAGGTCCTTTTGGTTAG